From Camelina sativa cultivar DH55 chromosome 20, Cs, whole genome shotgun sequence, the proteins below share one genomic window:
- the LOC104769279 gene encoding uncharacterized protein LOC104769279 has product MCLVFVCDQDERVIGRYAAPGACPYCGGAVQVVDVNSQWRFCFVPLSNKNKRRHLCSTCGKRLVVHG; this is encoded by the coding sequence atgtGTTTGGTGTTTGTGTGCGATCAAGACGAGAGGGTGATCGGAAGGTACGCAGCTCCTGGAGCGTGTCCGTATTGCGGCGGAGCGGTTCAAGTGGTTGACGTTAATAGCCAATGGAGATTCTGTTTCGTTCCTCTCTCTAATAAAAACAAACGTCGCCATCTCTGTTCCACTTGCGGTAAACGCCTCGTCGTCCATGGCTGA